Proteins found in one Microcella daejeonensis genomic segment:
- a CDS encoding DUF4032 domain-containing protein translates to MSASLNITAAVVDPGLLDLPWNLPLDVWPDDAIAALPKGISRHLVRFVHLSGSVVAIKETTEEMARREYDMLRTLQRLEIPCVDPVAVITGRLDDEGNELMPVLVTRHLRFSLPYRALYSQTLRPDTATRLVDALALLLVRLHIVGFFWGDVSISNTLFRRDAGAFAAYLVDAETGQLYEGGLSNGQRENDLEIGRVNIAGELLDLEAGGRLDDNVDAVEVSNRIIEAYRTLWKELTGWESFDRSERWRITQRVERLNDLGFDIEELAIRTDGDSTEVRIQPKVVDAGHHTRRLIRLTGIDAGENQARRLLNDLDSYVAANYPNRDADEEVVAHEWLVRVFEPVVRAIPRDLRGKLEGPEVFHQLLEHRWYLSQNEKRAIPLAEALSSYIDTVLRHRRDEATVIAPITESISLPGALDTSEIELALDDDDDEIVTGSWRDKV, encoded by the coding sequence ATGAGCGCATCGCTGAACATCACCGCCGCCGTCGTCGACCCCGGACTGCTCGACCTGCCGTGGAACCTGCCCCTCGACGTCTGGCCCGACGACGCGATCGCGGCCCTGCCGAAGGGCATCTCGCGCCACCTCGTGCGCTTCGTGCACCTCAGCGGCTCGGTCGTCGCCATCAAGGAGACGACGGAGGAGATGGCGCGGCGCGAGTACGACATGCTGCGCACGCTTCAGCGCCTCGAGATCCCCTGCGTCGACCCCGTCGCCGTGATCACCGGACGGCTCGACGACGAGGGCAACGAGCTCATGCCGGTGCTCGTCACCCGTCACCTGCGCTTCTCGCTGCCGTACCGGGCGCTCTACTCGCAGACGCTGCGGCCCGACACCGCGACCCGCCTCGTCGACGCCCTCGCCCTGCTGCTCGTGCGCCTGCACATAGTCGGCTTCTTCTGGGGCGACGTCTCGATCTCGAACACGCTGTTCCGGCGCGACGCGGGAGCCTTCGCCGCCTACCTCGTCGACGCCGAGACCGGCCAGCTCTACGAGGGCGGCCTCTCGAACGGCCAGCGCGAGAACGACCTCGAGATCGGGCGCGTCAACATCGCCGGCGAGCTGCTCGACCTCGAGGCCGGCGGGCGCCTCGACGACAACGTCGACGCCGTCGAGGTCTCGAACCGCATCATCGAGGCCTACCGCACGCTCTGGAAGGAGCTCACGGGCTGGGAGTCCTTCGACCGCTCCGAGCGCTGGCGCATCACGCAGCGCGTCGAGCGGCTCAACGACCTCGGCTTCGACATCGAGGAGCTCGCCATCCGCACCGACGGCGACAGCACCGAGGTGCGCATCCAGCCGAAGGTGGTGGATGCCGGGCACCACACCCGCCGCCTCATCCGACTGACGGGCATCGACGCCGGCGAGAACCAGGCCCGGCGCCTGCTCAACGACCTCGACTCCTACGTCGCGGCGAACTACCCGAACCGGGATGCCGACGAGGAGGTCGTCGCCCACGAGTGGCTCGTGCGCGTGTTCGAGCCCGTGGTGCGCGCGATCCCGAGGGATCTGCGCGGCAAGCTCGAAGGGCCGGAGGTCTTCCACCAGCTGCTCGAGCACCGCTGGTACCTCTCGCAGAACGAGAAGCGCGCCATCCCGCTCGCCGAGGCCCTCAGCTCGTACATCGACACGGTGCTGCGCCACCGCCGCGACGAGGCGACCGTCATCGCGCCCATCACCGAGTCGATCAGCCTGCCCGGCGCCCTCGACACCAGCGAGATCGAGCTCGCGCTCGACGATGATGACGACGAGATCGTCACGGGGTCGTGGCGCGACAAGGTCTGA
- a CDS encoding CarD family transcriptional regulator — protein MLFQVGETVVYPHHGAATIIEVKNRTIRGEEKLYLKLNVTQGDLTIEVPADNVDLVGVRDVIGQDGLDKVFEVLRAPFTEEPTNWSRRYKANLEKLASGDVIKVSEVVRDLWRRDQDRGLSAGEKRMLAKARQILISELALAEKTDEEKASTVLDEVLAS, from the coding sequence ATGCTTTTTCAGGTCGGCGAGACGGTCGTTTACCCCCACCACGGTGCGGCAACCATCATTGAGGTCAAGAACCGGACGATCCGGGGTGAAGAGAAGCTGTACCTGAAGCTCAACGTCACCCAGGGCGACCTCACCATCGAGGTGCCGGCCGACAACGTCGACCTCGTCGGCGTGCGCGACGTCATCGGCCAGGACGGCCTGGACAAGGTGTTCGAGGTGCTCCGCGCGCCGTTCACCGAGGAGCCGACCAACTGGTCGCGCCGCTACAAGGCCAATCTCGAGAAGCTCGCCTCCGGCGACGTCATCAAGGTGTCGGAGGTCGTGCGCGACCTGTGGCGCCGCGATCAGGACCGCGGCCTCAGCGCCGGCGAGAAGCGCATGCTCGCCAAGGCCCGCCAGATCCTGATCTCGGAGCTCGCCCTCGCCGAGAAGACCGACGAGGAGAAGGCCTCGACGGTCCTCGACGAGGTTCTCGCGTCCTGA
- the cysS gene encoding cysteine--tRNA ligase produces the protein MSVRLHDSLRQAVVDLAPRVPGRVGMYVCGPTVQSAPHIGHLRSALVYDLWRRWLTHRGYAVTFIRNVTDIDDKILQSAGDDEPWYALAYRVELEFSSAYRALGILPPTYEPRATASIDRMHAIIARLIERGHAYPAEDASGDVYFDVRSWPAYGELTRQSPDDMDAAEDAPARAKRDARDFALWKGPKSDEPESASWDSPWGPGRPGWHIECSAMAQRYLGHSFDIHGGGLDLRFPHHENELAQSRAAGDEFAAHWVHNGLVTVGGQKMSKSLGNSVFAADLLASARPAVVRYWLSSAHYRSTIDYTEGSLAESEAALTRIETFLARAAKRAPVAVGEVPAAFVAAMDDDLAVPQALAALHEAVRAGNAALDADDAETAARSAAEVAAMLRVLGLDLASPGGSSAADGEHAALDALIRRLIDERRAAREARDWTTADRVRDDLAGAGILLDDTPDGTDWRLDG, from the coding sequence ATGAGCGTCCGCCTGCACGACAGCCTCCGGCAGGCCGTCGTCGACCTCGCTCCGCGGGTTCCCGGCCGCGTCGGCATGTACGTCTGCGGCCCGACGGTGCAGTCCGCGCCGCACATCGGGCACCTCCGCAGCGCGCTCGTCTACGACCTGTGGCGGCGCTGGCTGACCCACCGCGGCTACGCCGTGACCTTCATCCGCAACGTCACCGACATCGACGACAAGATCCTGCAGAGCGCGGGCGACGACGAGCCGTGGTACGCGCTGGCGTACCGGGTCGAGCTCGAGTTCTCGTCCGCGTACCGCGCGCTGGGCATCCTGCCGCCGACCTACGAGCCCCGGGCGACGGCCAGCATCGATCGCATGCACGCGATCATCGCCCGGCTCATCGAGCGAGGCCACGCCTACCCGGCCGAGGACGCGAGCGGCGACGTCTACTTCGACGTGCGCTCGTGGCCCGCCTACGGCGAGCTGACCCGGCAGAGCCCCGACGACATGGACGCCGCCGAGGACGCGCCTGCACGGGCGAAGCGGGATGCGCGCGACTTCGCGCTCTGGAAGGGCCCGAAGAGCGACGAGCCCGAGAGCGCGAGCTGGGACTCGCCCTGGGGCCCCGGTCGCCCGGGCTGGCACATCGAGTGCTCGGCCATGGCGCAGCGCTACCTCGGGCACTCCTTCGACATCCACGGCGGCGGGCTCGACCTGCGGTTCCCGCATCACGAGAACGAGCTGGCGCAGTCCCGCGCCGCGGGCGACGAGTTCGCCGCGCACTGGGTGCACAACGGCCTCGTCACCGTCGGCGGGCAGAAGATGTCGAAGTCGCTCGGCAACTCGGTCTTCGCCGCCGACCTGCTCGCCTCCGCCCGCCCCGCCGTGGTGCGCTACTGGCTGAGCTCGGCGCACTACCGCTCGACCATCGATTACACCGAGGGCTCGCTCGCCGAGTCGGAGGCGGCGCTCACCCGCATCGAGACCTTCCTCGCCCGGGCCGCGAAGCGCGCGCCCGTCGCCGTCGGCGAGGTCCCCGCGGCCTTTGTCGCGGCGATGGATGACGACCTCGCCGTGCCGCAGGCCCTCGCCGCCCTGCACGAGGCCGTGCGCGCGGGCAACGCCGCCCTCGACGCCGACGATGCCGAGACCGCCGCCCGGAGCGCCGCCGAGGTCGCCGCCATGCTCCGGGTGCTGGGGCTCGACCTCGCGAGCCCGGGGGGCTCGAGTGCGGCCGACGGCGAGCACGCCGCCCTCGACGCGCTCATACGGCGCCTCATCGACGAGCGGCGCGCCGCCCGCGAGGCGCGCGACTGGACCACCGCGGACCGCGTCCGCGACGACTTGGCCGGGGCGGGCATCCTGCTCGACGACACCCCGGATGGAACCGACTGGAGACTCGATGGCTAA
- a CDS encoding ABC transporter ATP-binding protein, whose translation MASVTFDKATRLYPGSTVPAVDAIDLQVADGEFLVLVGPSGCGKSTTLRMLAGLEEVNDGNIFIGDRNVTDVPPKDRDIAMVFQNYALYPHMTVAENMGFALKIAGIAKEERATRVLEAAKLLDLEPYLDRKPKALSGGQRQRVAMGRAIVRQPQVFLMDEPLSNLDAKLRVQTRTQIASLQRRLGVTTVYVTHDQTEALTMGDRIAVLKDGVLQQVGTPRDLYETPRNVFVAGFIGSPAMNLFPATIVDGGVQFGTGVAPVDRDSLSDATDASVTVGVRPEDLIVGAAGSQGLTVEVDVVEELGADGYLYGHADVNGQRVDVVARVDGRVHPNAGETVVVSPEPRHVHVFDTGTGLRLNRAPITAG comes from the coding sequence ATGGCATCAGTCACGTTCGACAAGGCCACCCGCCTGTACCCCGGATCGACCGTTCCCGCGGTCGACGCGATCGACCTGCAGGTCGCCGACGGCGAGTTCCTCGTCCTCGTCGGCCCCTCCGGCTGCGGCAAGTCGACCACCCTGCGCATGCTCGCCGGCCTCGAAGAGGTCAACGACGGCAACATCTTCATCGGCGACCGCAACGTCACCGACGTGCCGCCGAAGGACCGCGACATCGCGATGGTGTTCCAGAACTACGCGCTCTACCCGCACATGACCGTCGCCGAGAACATGGGCTTCGCCCTCAAGATTGCCGGCATCGCCAAGGAGGAGCGCGCCACCCGCGTGCTCGAGGCAGCCAAGCTGCTCGACCTCGAGCCCTACCTCGACCGCAAGCCGAAGGCGCTCTCGGGCGGCCAGCGCCAGCGCGTCGCCATGGGCCGCGCCATCGTGCGTCAGCCCCAGGTGTTCCTCATGGACGAGCCGCTGTCGAACCTCGACGCCAAGCTGCGCGTGCAGACCCGCACCCAGATCGCCTCGCTGCAGCGCCGCCTCGGCGTGACCACGGTCTACGTCACGCACGACCAGACCGAGGCCCTCACCATGGGCGACCGCATCGCCGTGCTGAAGGACGGCGTGCTGCAGCAGGTCGGCACCCCGCGCGACCTGTACGAGACGCCGCGCAACGTGTTCGTCGCCGGCTTCATCGGCTCGCCCGCCATGAACCTGTTCCCCGCCACCATCGTCGACGGCGGCGTGCAGTTCGGCACCGGCGTCGCCCCGGTCGACCGCGACTCGCTCTCCGACGCCACCGACGCCTCGGTGACGGTCGGCGTGCGCCCCGAGGACCTCATCGTCGGCGCCGCCGGCAGCCAGGGCCTCACGGTCGAGGTCGACGTCGTCGAGGAGCTCGGCGCCGACGGCTACCTCTACGGTCACGCCGACGTCAACGGCCAGCGCGTCGACGTCGTCGCCCGCGTCGACGGCCGCGTGCACCCCAACGCCGGCGAGACCGTCGTCGTGAGCCCCGAGCCGCGCCACGTGCACGTCTTCGACACCGGCACCGGCCTGCGCCTCAACCGGGCGCCGATCACCGCCGGCTGA
- the rlmB gene encoding 23S rRNA (guanosine(2251)-2'-O)-methyltransferase RlmB — translation MAKQGRPGARRTKKGPTVGSGGQGRQALEGRGPTPKAEDRTWHPAGKRKIAQERLEEARSRGGRTPDRKPSATTSTSGGPRSAKRAGDHEVLSGRNSVVEALRAKIPATALYIAARVEMDDRVKEALGLATKRGVPVLEIMRPELERLTGPDSVHQGIALTVPSYQYAHPLDLVESARKKGQVPLIMALDGVTDPRNLGAIIRSTAAFGGHGVIVPQRRSVGVTAAAWKTSAGAAARTPVAMAPNLTQTLKQLKSEGMFILGLDGGGDVSLPQLELADQPIVIVVGSEGKGLSRLVTETCDAIVSIPITSATESLNAGIAASVTLYEVARRRGAK, via the coding sequence ATGGCTAAGCAGGGGCGCCCCGGCGCACGCAGGACGAAAAAGGGCCCCACCGTGGGATCGGGGGGCCAGGGCCGCCAGGCTCTCGAGGGCCGCGGCCCGACCCCCAAGGCCGAGGACCGCACCTGGCACCCGGCCGGCAAGCGCAAGATCGCGCAGGAGCGCCTCGAGGAGGCGCGCTCGCGCGGCGGCCGCACCCCCGACCGCAAGCCCAGCGCCACGACCTCGACGAGCGGCGGCCCGCGCTCGGCCAAGCGCGCCGGCGACCACGAGGTGCTCAGCGGTCGCAACTCGGTGGTCGAGGCCCTGCGGGCGAAGATCCCCGCGACGGCGCTCTACATCGCGGCGCGCGTCGAGATGGACGACCGCGTCAAGGAGGCCCTCGGCCTCGCGACCAAGCGCGGCGTGCCCGTGCTCGAGATCATGCGGCCCGAGCTCGAGCGCCTCACCGGCCCCGACTCGGTGCACCAGGGCATCGCCCTCACGGTGCCCTCGTACCAGTACGCGCACCCGCTCGACCTCGTCGAGTCCGCCCGCAAGAAGGGGCAGGTGCCGCTCATCATGGCGCTCGACGGCGTGACGGACCCGCGCAACCTCGGGGCGATCATCCGCTCGACGGCCGCGTTCGGCGGGCACGGCGTCATCGTGCCGCAGCGCCGATCGGTCGGCGTCACCGCGGCCGCCTGGAAGACCTCGGCCGGCGCCGCCGCGCGCACCCCCGTCGCGATGGCCCCGAACCTGACGCAGACGCTCAAGCAGCTGAAGAGCGAGGGGATGTTCATCCTCGGGCTCGACGGCGGCGGCGACGTCTCGCTGCCGCAGCTCGAGCTCGCCGATCAGCCGATCGTCATCGTCGTCGGCAGCGAGGGCAAGGGCCTCTCCCGCCTCGTCACCGAGACGTGCGACGCGATCGTCTCCATCCCGATCACCTCGGCGACGGAGTCGCTGAACGCCGGCATCGCGGCGAGCGTCACGCTGTACGAGGTGGCGCGGAGGCGCGGGGCGAAGTAG
- the ispD gene encoding 2-C-methyl-D-erythritol 4-phosphate cytidylyltransferase, translating to MVTDVVPSLGIVIVAAGSGTRLGHPEPKAFVALAGRSLLERSLATVLSLAEPASVVIVAPTSHGQQARDIAQRIGGAVRDHIQVVDGGATRQASVARGIAALPTECDAVLVHDAARALQPVAVFERVLARVREAGAGVIPVMPVIDTIARRDAEGRVVGQVDRSELAAVQTPQGFPAAAYRAALESATAEHTDDAGVFAAAGGEIVAVDGDAHGFKITTPWDLRRAELLLESERPRLRTGIGIDVHAYDEAAPMWLGGLYWPDEPGLAGHSDGDAISHAVCDALLSAAGLGDIGSRFGVDDPRFADARGAVFLSATVELVRTAGFEIVNVAVQVVARRPRFSPRRHEVEALLTGLLGAPVSVAATTSDGLGFTGRGEGVTAVATALLSA from the coding sequence CTGGTGACTGACGTCGTGCCGTCGCTCGGCATCGTGATCGTCGCGGCGGGCAGCGGTACCCGGCTCGGGCATCCCGAACCGAAGGCGTTCGTCGCGCTCGCCGGACGCTCGCTGCTCGAGCGATCGCTCGCCACCGTGCTCTCCCTCGCCGAGCCGGCGTCCGTGGTCATCGTCGCGCCGACGAGCCATGGGCAGCAGGCCCGCGACATCGCCCAGCGCATCGGCGGGGCCGTGCGCGACCACATCCAGGTCGTCGACGGCGGGGCGACCCGGCAGGCCTCCGTCGCCCGGGGCATCGCCGCGCTCCCGACGGAGTGCGATGCCGTGCTCGTGCACGACGCCGCCCGTGCGCTGCAGCCAGTGGCGGTGTTCGAGCGGGTCCTCGCCCGCGTGCGCGAGGCCGGCGCGGGGGTCATCCCCGTCATGCCGGTCATCGACACCATCGCCCGCCGCGACGCCGAGGGGCGCGTCGTCGGGCAGGTCGACCGCAGCGAGCTCGCCGCCGTGCAGACCCCGCAGGGGTTCCCGGCCGCCGCTTACCGCGCCGCCCTCGAGTCCGCGACGGCCGAGCACACCGACGACGCCGGGGTCTTCGCCGCGGCCGGGGGCGAGATCGTCGCCGTCGACGGCGACGCGCACGGCTTCAAGATCACCACCCCGTGGGATCTGCGCCGGGCCGAGCTGCTGCTCGAATCCGAGCGGCCGCGCCTGCGCACGGGCATCGGCATCGATGTGCACGCCTACGACGAGGCGGCGCCGATGTGGCTGGGCGGCCTGTACTGGCCCGACGAGCCCGGCCTCGCCGGGCACAGCGACGGCGACGCGATCAGCCACGCCGTGTGCGACGCGCTGCTCTCGGCCGCGGGCCTCGGCGACATCGGCTCGCGCTTCGGCGTCGACGATCCGCGGTTCGCCGATGCGCGCGGTGCCGTGTTCCTCAGCGCCACCGTCGAGCTCGTGCGCACCGCGGGCTTCGAGATCGTCAACGTGGCCGTGCAGGTCGTCGCGCGCCGCCCGCGCTTCTCGCCCCGCCGCCACGAGGTCGAGGCGCTGCTCACCGGCCTTCTGGGAGCCCCCGTCAGCGTCGCCGCGACGACGAGCGACGGCCTCGGGTTCACCGGGCGCGGCGAGGGCGTCACGGCCGTCGCGACGGCCCTCCTGTCGGCCTGA
- a CDS encoding sensor histidine kinase produces MDAALLVPLALVLGAVIGGGAVSTVVVAVRRGRMAAEVVSTAVPDGVEQVLDALESAGAVLDPSNNVVKASPGAIALGLVWQRTLVHPSLLALVDTVRRSGEPLTQEVDLARGPLGDASIHLTVRIARLGTRFVLLLAEDRTESVRLDAVRRDFVANISHELKTPIGAVGLLAEALEHAADDPAQVQRFAKRLSKESQRLAGMTQEIIELSRLQAADALADPQQVDIDRVITAAIDQNRVTADAQRIQLVSGGDRRTRVWGDEAMLVSAVHNLIANAIQYSVAPARVGIGVSQRDDVVEIAVTDQGIGIPEEELDRVFERFFRVDQARARATGGTGLGLSIVKHVAQNHGGDVRVWSQPGRGSTFTIRIPRVVDEPSAAPQPVKARA; encoded by the coding sequence ATGGACGCGGCCCTGCTGGTGCCCCTCGCTCTCGTGCTCGGCGCGGTGATCGGGGGCGGAGCCGTCTCCACCGTCGTCGTCGCGGTGCGACGGGGGCGCATGGCGGCCGAGGTCGTCTCGACCGCCGTGCCCGACGGTGTGGAGCAGGTGCTCGACGCGCTCGAGTCGGCAGGGGCCGTCCTCGACCCGAGCAACAACGTCGTCAAGGCCTCGCCCGGCGCCATCGCGCTCGGGCTCGTCTGGCAGCGCACGCTCGTGCACCCCAGCCTGCTGGCGCTCGTCGACACCGTGCGCCGGTCGGGGGAGCCCCTGACGCAGGAGGTGGATCTCGCCCGTGGCCCGCTCGGTGACGCGAGCATCCACCTCACCGTGCGCATCGCCCGCCTCGGCACGCGCTTCGTGCTGCTGCTCGCCGAGGACAGGACGGAGTCGGTGCGCCTCGACGCGGTGCGCCGCGATTTCGTCGCCAACATCAGCCACGAGCTCAAGACGCCGATCGGCGCGGTCGGGCTTCTTGCCGAGGCCCTCGAGCACGCGGCCGACGACCCGGCCCAGGTGCAGCGCTTCGCGAAGCGGCTCAGCAAGGAGTCGCAGCGTCTGGCCGGCATGACGCAGGAGATCATCGAGCTCTCGCGCCTGCAGGCCGCCGACGCCCTCGCCGACCCGCAGCAGGTCGACATCGACCGCGTGATCACCGCCGCGATCGATCAGAACCGCGTGACGGCGGATGCCCAGCGCATCCAGCTCGTCAGCGGCGGCGACCGCCGCACCCGCGTCTGGGGCGACGAGGCGATGCTCGTCTCGGCGGTGCACAACCTCATCGCCAACGCCATCCAGTACTCGGTCGCGCCGGCCCGCGTCGGCATCGGCGTCTCCCAGCGGGACGACGTCGTCGAGATCGCCGTCACCGACCAGGGCATCGGCATTCCGGAGGAGGAGCTCGACCGCGTGTTCGAGCGGTTCTTCCGGGTCGACCAGGCCCGTGCCCGGGCCACCGGCGGCACCGGCCTCGGCCTCAGCATCGTCAAGCACGTGGCTCAGAACCACGGCGGCGACGTGCGCGTGTGGTCGCAGCCCGGCCGAGGCTCCACGTTCACCATCCGCATCCCCCGCGTCGTCGACGAACCGTCGGCGGCACCCCAACCCGTGAAGGCCCGCGCATGA
- a CDS encoding response regulator transcription factor translates to MIRILIVDDEPSLSEPLAYLLSREGYETVVADDGNAALAEFDRGGADLVLLDLMLPGLPGTEVCRELRQRSSVPIIMLTAKDSEVDIVVGLELGADDYVTKPYSTRELLARIRAVLRRRVDEEDVDPGVLESGGVRMDIDRHQVSVDGTTVAMPLKEFELLELLLRNAGRVLTRGQLIDRVWGADYFGDTKTLDVHVKRIRSKIEKDPSNPQLLLTVRGLGYRFEA, encoded by the coding sequence ATGATCCGCATCCTCATCGTCGACGACGAGCCCTCGCTCAGCGAGCCGCTCGCCTACCTGCTCTCGCGAGAGGGCTACGAGACGGTCGTCGCCGACGACGGCAACGCCGCTCTGGCGGAGTTCGACCGGGGCGGCGCCGACCTCGTGCTGCTCGACCTCATGCTGCCGGGCCTGCCCGGCACGGAGGTCTGCCGCGAGCTGCGGCAGCGCTCCTCCGTGCCGATCATCATGCTGACGGCGAAGGACAGCGAGGTCGACATCGTCGTGGGTCTCGAGCTCGGGGCCGACGACTACGTCACCAAGCCGTACTCCACGCGCGAGCTGCTCGCCCGCATCCGCGCCGTGCTGCGGCGCCGGGTCGACGAGGAGGACGTGGACCCCGGCGTGCTCGAGTCGGGCGGCGTGCGCATGGACATCGACCGCCACCAGGTGAGCGTCGACGGCACGACGGTCGCCATGCCGCTCAAGGAGTTCGAGCTGCTGGAGCTGCTGCTGCGCAACGCCGGCCGCGTGCTGACCCGGGGTCAGCTCATCGACCGCGTCTGGGGCGCCGACTACTTCGGCGACACCAAGACGCTCGACGTGCACGTCAAGCGCATCCGCTCGAAGATCGAGAAGGACCCGTCGAACCCGCAGCTGCTGCTGACCGTGCGCGGGCTCGGTTACCGCTTCGAGGCCTAG
- a CDS encoding DsbA family protein encodes MTDSDAATGSEGMIERRAEARDKARQLRATQKKKDRRTRLLLQGGLGIAAIAVVAIVAVVIVGSVRPEGPGPRNMASDGIRFDAGFAVQTTAGLEPGEAPTPSEPSAAGVVDVVVFTDYLCPVCADFQTEMDDLLTTLVDSGAATLEIHPLATLTNRSAGTQYSLRAANAAACTANFAPAAFPAVNAALFAAQPEPDTEGLTDGELLDLVQEAGADSGSMERCIEERRFAPWVEAATTRAQAGPLPVASTEVESLGGTPLVLVNGVRYPGTDPFDAADFSQFILQAAGGDVDLEPSPSPSPSPSPAAP; translated from the coding sequence ATGACGGACAGCGACGCGGCGACCGGCTCGGAGGGCATGATCGAGCGCCGCGCCGAAGCCCGCGACAAGGCGCGTCAGCTGCGGGCGACGCAGAAGAAGAAGGACCGCCGCACCCGGCTGCTCCTGCAGGGCGGGCTCGGCATCGCCGCGATCGCCGTCGTCGCGATCGTCGCCGTCGTCATCGTCGGCTCCGTGCGACCGGAGGGCCCCGGCCCGCGCAACATGGCGAGCGACGGCATCCGCTTCGATGCGGGCTTCGCGGTGCAGACCACGGCAGGGCTCGAGCCCGGCGAGGCACCCACCCCCTCCGAGCCGAGTGCGGCCGGTGTCGTCGACGTCGTGGTCTTCACCGATTACCTGTGCCCCGTCTGCGCCGATTTCCAGACCGAGATGGATGACCTCCTCACGACCCTCGTCGACTCCGGGGCCGCGACGCTCGAGATCCACCCGCTCGCGACGCTGACCAACCGCTCGGCGGGCACGCAGTACTCCCTGCGCGCGGCGAACGCCGCGGCGTGCACGGCGAACTTCGCGCCCGCGGCGTTCCCCGCGGTGAACGCGGCGCTCTTCGCCGCTCAGCCGGAGCCCGACACCGAGGGGCTCACCGACGGCGAGCTGCTCGACCTCGTGCAGGAGGCGGGCGCCGACTCCGGCTCGATGGAGCGCTGCATCGAGGAGCGCCGCTTCGCCCCCTGGGTCGAGGCGGCGACGACGCGCGCGCAGGCGGGCCCGCTGCCGGTGGCCTCGACCGAGGTCGAGTCGCTCGGCGGCACCCCTCTCGTGCTCGTGAACGGCGTGCGGTACCCGGGCACCGATCCCTTCGACGCGGCCGACTTCTCGCAGTTCATCCTGCAGGCGGCGGGCGGGGACGTCGATCTCGAGCCCTCGCCGTCGCCGTCGCCCTCCCCCTCTCCCGCGGCGCCCTGA